Proteins encoded within one genomic window of Anopheles cruzii unplaced genomic scaffold, idAnoCruzAS_RS32_06 scaffold00232_ctg1, whole genome shotgun sequence:
- the LOC128275981 gene encoding probable cytochrome P450 6a14 has protein sequence MELVVRLVAYLVLPVVTLCLAVYLYVARRYSFWKRHNVPFVEPELPFGNFKELGKSVHPAHLSQRFYERYKDAAQGFVGLYIFLNPVLLVTELRMVKRILIEDFHYFPDRGVYFNERHDPLSAHLFALEGSRWRDLRAKITPTFTSGRMKGAFPLVLDTALRFCDFLHTVCGDSAGNSVEIRDLMARFTTDVIGSYAFGLNCNSFGDPDNEFRRIGRKHFDTPRNHPLAVFLMKTFRGLANALGLKLIHDDVAAFFSGTIRSTVEHRERTDERRNDFLDLLISLKNTGMLEGANEIVGRLTFEEIAAQAFIFFTAGFETSASAMTYTLYELALDADIQQRARDCVLGELDRHDGQLTYDSFKNMLYLDQCIYETLRKYPPVAVLERTVAKQYKIPGTAVVLPVGMKIMIPAYAIHHDPAIYPDPHRYDPDRFTPELMARRNPCAYLPFGEGPRICVGLRFGLMQARIGLALLLKHFRVLPCEDTEVPLTYSTTAFVLTPVNGVRLRLERHE, from the exons TGCGCGGAGGTATTCGTTTTGGAAGCGCCACAATGTGCCATTCGTCGAGCCGGAGTTGCCCTTCGGGAACTTTAAGGAATTGGGCAAAAGTGTTCATCCGGCTCACCTGAGCCAGCGGTTCTACGAGCGGTACAAGGACGCCGCTCAAGGCTTCGTAGGGCTGTACATCTTCCTCaacccggtgctgctggtgaccgAGCTGCGGATGGTGAAGCGGATCCTGATCGAGGACTTTCACTACTTCCCCGATCGCGGTGTGTACTTCAACGAGCGGCACGATCCCCTATCGGCCCACCTGTTCGCACTCGAGGGTTCAAGGTGGCGCGATTTGCGGGCCAAGATCACCCCGACGTTCACGAGTGGCCGCATGAAGGGGGCGTTCCCGCTAGTGCTCGACACTGCTTTGCGGTTCTGTGATTTCCTCCACACCGTATGTGGCGATAGTGCCGGGAACTCGGTCGAAATCCGCGATCTGATGGCACGCTTCACGACGGACGTGATTGGGTCGTATGCGTTCGGACTCAACTGCAACAGTTTCGGCGATCCCGACAACGAGTTCCGTCGTATCGGTCGGAAACACTTCGACACCCCACGGAACCATCCGTTGGCCGTGTtcctgatgaaaacgttccGTGGCCTAGCGAACGCGCTCGGCCTCAAGCTGATCCACGATGACGTGGCCGCATTCTTCAGTGGCACCATCcgcagcacggtcgagcacCGCGAGCGGACCGACGAGCGACGGAATGACTTTCTCGACCTGCTGATAAGCCTGAAGAACACCGGGATGCTAGAGGGCGCCAACGAGATAGTGGGCCGCCTGACGTTCGAGGAAATAGCGGCCCAGGCGTTCATCTTTTTCACCGCCGGATTCGAGACTTCGGCCAGTGCGATGACCTACACGCTGTACGAGTTAGCTCTAGACGCGGACATCCAGCAACGGGCCCGGGACTGTGTTCTAGGCGAGCTCGATCGGCACGACGGCCAACTGACGTACGATTCGTTCAAGAATATGCTCTACTTGGACCAATGCATTTATG AGACTCTCCGTAAGTatccaccggtggccgttcTCGAGCGCACAGTCGCGAAGCAGTACAAAATTCCCGGTACCGCCGTCGTGCTGCCAGTGGGAATGAAGATCATGATCCCGGCGTACGCGATCCACCACGATCCGGCCATCTACCCCGACCCACACCGCTACGACCCGGATCGATTCACACCGGAGCTGATGGCTCGGAGGAATCCGTGCGCTTACCTACCGTTTGGCGAGGGTCCTCGAATATGTGTCGGGCTGCGGTTCGGGCTGATGCAGGCACGGATTGGGTTGGCACTGCTTCTGAAACACTTCCGTGTATTGCCCTGCGAAGATACGGAAGTGCCGCTGACCTACTCCACGACGGCATTCGTGCTGACTCCGGTGAACGGGGTGCGGTTACGATTGGAGCGACACGagtaa
- the LOC128275983 gene encoding cytochrome P450 6A1-like, translated as MFVYLLLAVITVSVWYVRRKYSFWSERGVPFVRPRFPFGNIQAIGRRMHSSQLMTKFYTELKPSGRPFAGIFFFTNPVALALDLDFVKSVLVRDFTHFHDRGMYYNEKDDPISGHLFNIEGTKWTNLRKKLVPTFSSGKIKLMCPTIVSVGERFRECLERCIDGPGDDGDGVVEMKELLARFTTDVIGTCAFGIDCNSLNDPKAEFLRMGRKVFEVPRGRILKFFFMASFKDFSRRIHIKGTSEDVSEFFFKVVRETIEYREKNNVQRNDFMNLLMQLKNSGQLDDSGEEVGKLSLNEVVAQAFVFFLGGFETSSTTMSYCLYELSLNQEVQQRARESVLEAVQKHGGLTYEALLDMPYIDQCINESLRKYPPGANLIRQVSREYRVPGTDVTFPKGMNVMIPVYAIHHDPEYYPDPERYDPERFAPDRSESRTPFTFLPFGEGPRICIAQRFGMLEARIGLSVLLMNFNFSRCSKTNVPLIISSRHAILTPEGGLWLKVEKLKP; from the exons ATGTTCGTctatctgctgctggccgttaTCACGGTCTCGGTGTGGTACGTGCGCCGGAAGTATTCGTTCTGGTCCGAGCGGGGTGTCCCGTTCGTGCGGCCACGGTTCCCCTTCGGCAACATACAGGCCATCGGAAGGCGAATGCACTCATCGCAGCTGATGACCAAGTTCTACACGGAGCTAAAACCGTCCGGTCGGCCGTTCGCTGGGATCTTCTTTTTCACCAACCCGGTGGCTCTGGCGCTCGATCTGGATTTTGTGAAGAGTGTGCTGGTGCGGGACTTTACGCACTTTCACGATCGGGGCATGTACTACAACGAAAAGGATGATCCGATATCGGGCCACCTGTTCAACATCGAGGGCACGAAGTGGACCAATCTGCGCAAGAAGCTGGTGCCCACGTTCTCATCCGGCAAGATAAAGCTAATGTGCCCGACGATTGTGTCCGTGGGTGAGCGCTTCCGGGAATGCCTGGAGCGGTGCATCGATGGCCCCGGGGATGATGGTGACGGCGTGGTGGAGATGAAGGAACTGCTCGCCCGGTTTACGACGGACGTGATCGGAACGTGCGCGTTCGGGATCGACTGCAACAGTTTGAACGATCCGAAGGCCGAGTTTCTGCGCATGGGTCGCAAGGTGTTCGAGGTGCCCCGTGGTCGCATACTGAAGTTTTTCTTCATGGCCTCGTTCAAGGACTTTTCTCGCCGGATCCACATCAAGGGCACGAGTGAGGATGTTTCTGAGTTCTTTTTCAAGGTCGTTCGCGAGACGATCGAGTACCGGGAGAAGAACAACGTTCAGCGCAATGACTTCATGAACCTGCTGATGCAGCTGAAGAACAGTGGGCAACTGGACGATTCCGGCGAGGAGGTCGGTAAGCTGAGCCTGAACGAAGTGGTGGCGCAAGCGTTCGTGTTCTTCCTCGGTGGATTTGAAACGTCCTCGACCACGATGTCGTACTGCCTGTACGAGTTATCACTGAACCAGGAAGTGCAGCAACGGGCCCGAGAGTCCGTGCTCGAGGCGGTCCAAAAGCATGGGGGGCTTACGTACGAAGCGCTGCTGGATATGCCCTACATCGATCAGTGTATCAACG AATCGCTTCGAAAGTATCCACCGGGAGCGAACCTCATCCGGCAGGTTAGTCGCGAGTATCGTGTGCCGGGAACCGATGTCACCTTCCCGAAAGGGATGAACGTAATGATCCCGGTTTACGCCATCCATCACGATCCGGAATACTATCCAGACCCGGAACGCTACGATCCGGAGCGGTTTGCACCGGACCGTAGCGAGAGTCGCACTCCGTTCACGTTCCTACCGTTCGGCGAGGGGCCACGGATTTGCATTGCGCAGCGATTCGGCATGCTGGAGGCTCGCATCGGGTTGTCGGTATTGCTGATGAATTTTAACTTCTCTCGCTGCTCGAAGACCAATGTCCCGTTGATTATTTCATCGCGACACGCAATCCTTACACCGGAAGGTGGGCTGTGGTTGAAGGTGGAAAAGCTGAAGCCTTGA
- the LOC128275979 gene encoding probable cytochrome P450 6a23 — MELAVRLVAYLVLPVVTLCLAVYLYVARRYSFWKRHNVPFVEPELPFGNFKELGKSVHPAHLSQRFYERYKDADHGFVGLYIFLNPVLLVTELRMVKRILIEDFHYFPDRGVYFNERHDPLSAHLFALEGSRWRDLRAKITPTFTSGRMKGAFPLVLDTALRFCEFLQTVCGDSAGNAVEVRDLMARFTTDVIGSYAFGLNCNSFGDPDNEFRRIGRKHFDTPRNHPLTVFLMKTFRGLANTLGLKLIHDDVAAFFSGTIRSTVEHRERTDERRNDFLDLLISLKNTGMLEGANEIVGRLTFEEIAAQAFIFFTAGFETSASAMTYTLYELALDAGIQQRARDCVLGELDRHDGQLTYDSFKNMLYLDQCIYETLRKYPPVAVLERTVAKQYKIPGTAVVLPVGMKIMIPAYAIHHDPAIYPDPHRYDPDRFTPELMARRNPCAYLPFGEGPRICVGLRFGLMQARIGLALLLKHFRVLPCDDTEVPLTYSTTAFVLTPVNGVRLRLERYE, encoded by the exons ATGGAGCTCGCAGTTAGACTCGTCGCCTATCTGGTGCTGCCCGTGGTGACGCTCTGTCTGGCCGTGTACTTGTACGTTGCGCGGAGGTATTCGTTTTGGAAGCGCCACAATGTGCCATTCGTCGAGCCGGAGTTGCCCTTCGGGAACTTTAAGGAGTTGGGCAAAAGCGTTCATCCGGCTCACCTGAGCCAGCGGTTCTACGAGCGGTACAAGGACGCCGATCACGGCTTCGTAGGGCTGTACATCTTCCTCaacccggtgctgctggtgaccgAGCTGCGGATGGTGAAGCGGATCCTGATCGAGGACTTTCACTACTTCCCCGATCGCGGTGTGTACTTCAACGAGCGGCACGATCCCCTATCGGCCCACCTGTTCGCACTCGAGGGTTCAAGGTGGCGCGATTTGCGGGCCAAGATCACCCCGACGTTCACGAGTGGCCGCATGAAGGGGGCGTTCCCGCTAGTTCTCGACACTGCCTTGCGGTTCTGTGAATTCCTCCAGACCGTGTGTGGCGATAGTGCCGGGAACGCGGTCGAAGTCCGCGATCTGATGGCTCGCTTCACGACGGACGTGATTGGGTCGTATGCGTTCGGACTCAACTGCAACAGTTTCGGCGATCCCGACAACGAGTTCCGCCGTATCGGTCGGAAACACTTCGACACCCCACGGAACCATCCGCTGACCGTGTtcctgatgaaaacgttccGTGGCCTAGCGAACACGCTCGGCCTCAAGCTGATCCACGATGACGTGGCCGCATTCTTCAGTGGCACCATCcgcagcacggtcgagcacCGCGAGCGGACCGACGAGCGACGGAATGACTTCCTCGACCTGCTGATAAGCCTGAAGAACACCGGGATGCTAGAGGGCGCCAACGAGATAGTGGGCCGCCTGACGTTCGAGGAAATAGCGGCCCAGGCGTTCATCTTTTTCACCGCCGGATTCGAGACTTCGGCCAGTGCGATGACCTACACGCTGTACGAGCTGGCTCTGGACGCGGGCATCCAACAACGGGCCCGGGACTGTGTTCTCGGCGAGCTTGATCGGCACGACGGCCAACTGACGTACGATTCGTTCAAGAATATGCTCTACTTGGACCAATGCATTTATG AGACTCTTCGTAAGTatccaccggtggccgttcTCGAGCGCACAGTCGCGAAGCAGTACAAAATTCCCGGTACCGCCGTCGTGCTGCCAGTGGGAATGAAGATCATGATCCCGGCGTACGCGATCCACCACGATCCGGCCATCTACCCCGACCCACACCGCTACGATCCGGATCGGTTCACACCGGAGCTGATGGCTCGGAGGAATCCGTGCGCTTACCTACCGTTCGGCGAGGGTCCTCGAATATGTGTCGGGCTGCGGTTCGGGTTGATGCAGGCACGGATTGGGTTGGCACTGCTACTGAAACACTTCCGTGTGCTGCCCTGCGATGATACGGAAGTGCCGCTGACCTACTCCACGACGGCATTCGTGCTGACTCCGGTGAACGGGGTGCGGCTACGATTGGAGCGATACGAGTAA
- the LOC128275982 gene encoding cytochrome P450 6a8-like, with protein MLAVIGTVFLALLALCYVWVRERRYRFWADRSVAFIAPQFPYGNFKTLGKVEHIAPITQRHYDHFKRLGVPYGGVFMLTTPLLYIFDTELIKTLLVKDFQYFPNRGVYFNERDDPLSAHMFAIEGQKWRTLRTKLSPTFTSGRIRTTLPLVIEVCRRFRDHVRAVVVDGESNVVEVHDLLSRYTIDVIGACAFGIECNSFREPDNEFRRYGKIAFDKLPHSPLVVYLMKAFRGYANRLGMKQLHDDVSRFFLGVVRDTVELREREKIVRNDFMDLLLKLKNTGCLEDGGEQIGHITFEEIAAQAFIFFTAGYDTSSTAMTYTLYELALNQAAQEKARACVRETMQKYDGQLTYEALSNMPYLEQCINETLRKHPPVAILERNADKDYRMPNSGLVLRRGQKVMIPIYAMHHDPDHFPEPDEYRPERFSPEEVAKRDPHCYLPFGEGPRICIGMRFGSLQAKAGLASLLDTFRFSVCPQTQIPVQYSRTNFILGPANGVHLRVELL; from the exons ATGCTGGCAGTGATTGGAACGGTTTTTCTCGCGCTTCTCGCCTTGTGCTACGTTTGGGTCAGAGAACGACGGTACCGCTTCTGGGCCGACCGTTCCGTGGCCTTCATCGCGCCACAGTTTCCGTACGGCAACTTCAAGACGCTCGGCAAGGTCGAACACATTGCACCCATTACGCAGCGACATTACGACCACTTCAAGCGGCTTGGGGTGCCGTACGGCGGGGTGTTTATGCTCACGACCCCACTGCTCTACATTTTCGACACCGAGCTCATCAAAACGCTGCTGGTGAAAGACTTCCAGTACTTCCCGAACCGGGGCGTGTACTTCAACGAGCGCGATGATCCACTGTCGGCGCACATGTTCGCCATCGAGGGCCAGAAGTGGCGCACGCTGCGCACCAAGCTCTCACCCACGTTCACTTCCGGCCGGATCCGAACGACGCTTCCGCTGGTGATCGAGGTTTGCCGGCGCTTCCGGGACCACGTGCGGGCAGTGGTGGTCGACGGTGAGTCGAACGTGGTCGAAGTGCACGATCTGTTGTCGCGATACACAATCGATGTGATTGGAGCGTGTGCGTTCGGGATCGAGTGCAACAGCTTCCGCGAGCCGGACAACGAGTTCCGCCGGTACGGGAAGATCGCGTTCGACAAGCTGCCCCACTCGCCGCTCGTCGTGTACCTGATGAAGGCATTCCGAGGGTACGCAAACCGCCTCGGCATGAAGCAACTGCACGACGATGTGTCCCGGTTCTTCCTGGGCGTCGTCCGGGACACGGTCGAGCTCCGGGAGCGGGAGAAAATCGTCCGGAACGACTTCATGGATCTGCTGTTGAAGCTGAAAAACACTGGCTGCCTGGAGGACGGTGGCGAGCAGATTGGACACATCACGTTCGAGGAAATAGCGGCCCAAGCGTTCATCTTCTTCACCGCCGGCTACGACACGTCCTCGACGGCCATGACCTACACGCTGTACGAGCTGGCGCTGAACCAAGCGGCACAGGAGAAGGCACGGGCCTGCGTCCGGGAAACAATGCAGAAGTACGACGGCCAGCTTACGTACGAAGCCTTGTCCAATATGCCGTATCTGGAGCAGTGCATCAATG AGACGCTTCGCAAACATCCCCCGGTGGCGATCCTGGAGCGCAACGCCGATAAAGACTATCGGATGCCAAACAGTGGGTTGGTTCTGCGCCGCGGTCAAAAGGTCATGATACCAATCTACGCCATGCACCACGATCCGGATCACTTCCCCGAACCGGACGAGTACCGGCCGGAGCGATTCTCTCCGGAGGAGGTAGCCAAGCGTGATCCGCACTGCTACTTGCCGTTCGGTGAAGGTCCCCGGATCTGCATCGGCATGCGCTTCGGGTCGCTCCAGGCGAAGGCAGGGCTGGCGAGCCTGCTGGATACGTTTCGGTTCAGTGTGTGCCCCCAAACGCAGATACCGGTGCAATACTCTCGGACCAACTTTATTCTAGGACCGGCGAACGGAGTACATCTGCGCGTCGAGTTACTGTGA
- the LOC128275985 gene encoding probable cytochrome P450 6a19: MFLHLLVAALLLGVLWVRRRFAYWKDRGVPYVEPTFPHGNLAGMGSTLHMGNVIRSVYGQLKGKTAGLGFAGMYFFLNPVTVVFDLELVKNVLVKDFHYFHDRSVYHNEKDDPLSEHLFAMEGTKWRSLRSKLTPTFTSGKMKMMFPTIRAVADEFSKCVAGTIKSDPELELKELLARFTTDVIGNCAFGLECNSLKDADAEFRRMGRKVFHVTRFGLLKRFLASQYPNVARRLGVTNNAPDVSKFFLNAVRETVQYRLTNNVQRNDFMSLLMELMKEEDVDPLSIEQATAQAFVFFAAGFETSSTAMAFCLYELAVNQELQRKATDNVNEVLKRYDGTLSYEALQDMVYIDMCINESLRKYSPAATLSRIASKDYPVPGTKHVIPKGQTVLVPVHGIHHDPEYYPDPDRFLPERFDEQTKANRNPYAFLPFGEGPRNCIGLRFGLMQARIGMAVLLKHFHFTLSPKTPVPLRASPSNTVFTIDGGLFLKVQTV, from the exons ATGTTTCTGCATCTACTCGTCGCAGCGCTCTTGTTGGGTGTGCTGTGGGTTCGTCGCCGGTTCGCGTACTGGAAAGATCGCGGAGTCCCGTACGTGGAGCCTACGTTTCCCCATGGCAACCTGGCCGGAATGGGAAGTACGCTTCACATGGGGAACGTCATCCGCAGCGTGTACGGGCAGCTGAAGGGCAAGACGGCCGGATTGGGATTCGCCGGCATGTACTTCTTCCTCAATCCCGTCACGGTGGTGTTCGATCTGGAGCTAGTGAAAAATGTGCTCGTGAAGGACTTTCACTATTTTCACGACCGTTCGGTGTACCACAACGAGAAAGATGACCCGCTGTCGGAGCACTTGTTTGCGATGGAGGGCACCAAGTGGCGGTCGCTGCGCTCGAAGCTGACGCCCACGTTCACGTCCGgcaagatgaagatgatgttcCCCACCATTCGGGCGGTGGCCGACGAGTTTAGCAAGTGCGTCGCCGGCACGATCAAAAGTGACCCCGAGCTGGAACTGAAGGAGCTGCTGGCCCGCTTCACGACCGACGTGATCGGGAACTGTGCGTTCGGACTGGAGTGCAACAGCCTGAAGGACGCCGATGCCGAGTTTCGGCGGATGGGCAGGAAAGTGTTCCACGTTACCCGATTTGGCCTGTTGAAGCGCTTCCTTGCCTCGCAATATCCGAACGTGGCCCGCCGGTTGGGCGTGACCAATAATGCGCCAGACGTGTCCAAGTTCTTCCTCAACGCGGTCCGCGAAACGGTTCAGTATCGCCTCACGAACAACGTCCAGCGGAACGATTTTATGAGCCTGCTGATGGAACTGATGAAGGAAGAGGACGTGGACCCGCTCTCGATCGAGCAGGCCACCGCGCAAGCGTTCGTGTTCTTTGCGGCCGGTTTCGAGACCtcgtcgacggcgatggcgttcTGCTTGTATGAGCTCGCCGTCAACCAGGAGCTCCAGCGCAAGGCGACAGACAATGTGAACGAAGTCCTGAAGCGTTACGATGGCACGCTGAGCTACGAGGCGCTGCAGGACATGGTCTACATCGACATGTGCATAAACG AATCCCTACGAAAGTACTCCCCAGCGGCGACGCTATCGAGGATCGCATCGAAGGATTATCCGGTGCCCGGTACCAAGCATGTCATTCCGAAGGGTCAAACGGTGCTGGTGCCAGTGCACGGCATTCATCACGATCCGGAGTActacccggacccggatcggTTCCTGCCGGAAAGGTTCGACGAGCAAACCAAAGCGAACCGCAATCCGTACGCCTTTCTTCCGTTCGGGGAGGGTCCCCGGAACTGTATTGGCCTGCGCTTCGGACTGATGCAGGCACGCATCGGAATGGCTGTGTTGCTGAAGCACTTCCACTTTACCCTATCACCGAAGACGCCGGTTCCACTTCGAGCGTCCCCATCGAACACCGTGTTTACGATCGATGGCGGTTTGTTCTTGAAGGTCCAAACAGTGTGA